In Apium graveolens cultivar Ventura chromosome 10, ASM990537v1, whole genome shotgun sequence, the following are encoded in one genomic region:
- the LOC141691504 gene encoding uncharacterized protein LOC141691504: MARSLLKELDTPSYIWGEAVRHSVYLLNRLPTRALTDVTPYEAWSKKKPQIEYLSVFGCIAHMKLSNVHVKKLDDRSNGRALRERTRDESIPSIRSKHKNYTCRTEISGNGGSSDADFVESYIESAESDSGTPNPHSGSYSGTGTSNSQQISTSEQMSEDSRAASVSSDSNNSSDQLNSEDLDTSGNIIKHKAHLVAKGYVQRCGIDYEEVLTPVTSLETVRLLIALAVKNEWEIHHLDVKTTFLNGELQEEVYVNKPKSYVIEGHDKKVYRLFKALYGLRQAPGAWYAQLNKCLEKLGFIKCSFEQVVYMRRERN, from the exons ATGGCCAGAAGTTTACTAAAAGAACTTGATACACCATCATATATATGGGGTGAAGCTGTCAGACACTCTGTGTACTTACTGAATAGATTACCAACGAGAGCCTTAACAGATGTGACCCCATATGAGGCTTGGTCGAAGAAGAAGCCACAAATTGAGTACCTGAGTGTTTTCGGATGTATCGCTCATATGAAGTTGTCAAATGTGCACGTAAAGAAATTAGATGATAGAAGCAACGGCCGTGCACTTAGGGAGAGAACCAGGGATGAAAGCATACCGTCTATACGGTCCAAACACAAAAACTATACAT GTAGGACTGAAATTTCAGGAAATGGAGGAAGTAGTGATGCAGATTTTGTGGAAAGCTATATAGAAAGTGCAGAAAGCGACAGTGGAACACCAAATCCACACAGTGGTTCATATAGTGGCACAGGCACATCAAACTCGCAGCAGATTTCTACATCTGAGCAGATGAGTGAAGACTCACGAGCAGCATCAGTATCAAGTGATAGCAACAACAGCAGTGATCAACTAAATTCAGAAGACTTA GACACCAGTGGTAACATTATAAAACACAAAGCCCATTTAGTCGCGAAAGGTTACGTACAGAGGTGCGGAATCGATTACGAGGAGGTGTTAACTCCAGTTACTAGCTTGGAAACTGTACGATTGTTGATAGCCCTTGCAGTGAAAAATGAGTGGGAGATACACCACCTCGACGTAAAGACAACATTTTTAAATGGGGAACTACAAGAGGAGGTTTATGTGAATAAGCCAAAGAGTTATGTGATAGAAGGCCATGATAAGAAAGTTTACAGACTATTCAAAGCATTGTATGGCTTACGTCAAGCCCCCGGGGCTTGGTATGCACAACTAAACAAGTGTTTGGAGAAGCTAGGTTTCATCAAGTGTTCATTTGAGCAGGTTGTGTACATGAGGCGTGAAAGGAATTAG